The following coding sequences are from one Granulicella sp. L56 window:
- a CDS encoding glycosyltransferase family 1 protein → MKILISAASYASNISGIQRHACNVVRCLLQQPEVSFVHLVIAPWQRKLVQDAGIKPDVRLSTHIAEMESGSLSRNSWHYWRLPELAARLEVDLVHLTYPVPVNAAAFICPTVVTLHDMYPYEIPRNFGFPKFIFNRLVLKQCLRNVDVIACVSDATRNRLEQYSSAPVWRKAIRIYNCVEAQPHCATQSPLPNWQGEPFLLCVAQHRHNKNLPLLIRTFDRLLRSGHAGSNLKLVIVGITAQDTRNIHRVVAALGLGASICFLEGLSEPELQWCYIRCEAVVAPSLTEGFGLPVAEALLAGCRIVCSDIPAHREIGDGRCRFVALGQDAENAFEEAIVEVLKEPKRAPVTLSQFSTPTLAKQYISLYRRIIYSTVPEENTCAPISINGATSERQPL, encoded by the coding sequence ATGAAGATCCTCATTAGTGCTGCCTCATACGCGTCGAATATCTCCGGCATACAGCGCCACGCTTGCAATGTCGTGCGCTGTCTGTTGCAGCAGCCGGAGGTGTCCTTTGTGCATCTTGTTATCGCGCCCTGGCAGCGCAAGCTGGTGCAGGACGCCGGTATCAAGCCAGATGTTCGACTTTCAACGCATATTGCTGAGATGGAGTCAGGCTCGCTCAGTCGAAATTCGTGGCACTACTGGAGACTTCCGGAGCTTGCAGCTCGCCTGGAAGTCGATTTGGTCCATCTCACCTATCCCGTACCCGTGAATGCCGCCGCGTTCATATGCCCGACGGTGGTGACGCTGCACGATATGTATCCCTATGAAATTCCCAGGAATTTCGGGTTCCCTAAATTCATCTTCAATCGTCTGGTCCTAAAGCAATGTCTTCGCAACGTCGACGTCATTGCCTGCGTCTCCGACGCTACGCGTAACCGCTTGGAGCAGTACTCATCAGCTCCCGTATGGCGCAAAGCGATCCGGATCTATAACTGCGTCGAAGCGCAGCCGCACTGCGCCACGCAGTCGCCTCTTCCGAATTGGCAGGGTGAGCCGTTTCTGCTCTGCGTCGCGCAGCATCGCCACAACAAGAATCTTCCTCTATTGATCCGGACCTTCGATCGACTGCTGCGCTCCGGACATGCCGGTTCGAATCTGAAGCTTGTCATCGTGGGAATCACTGCGCAGGATACCCGCAATATTCACAGAGTGGTGGCAGCACTGGGTCTTGGCGCGAGCATTTGCTTTCTTGAAGGCCTGTCCGAGCCGGAACTGCAATGGTGCTACATCCGGTGCGAAGCGGTGGTAGCTCCCTCCCTGACTGAAGGGTTCGGGCTTCCAGTTGCAGAAGCACTCCTTGCTGGATGCCGGATCGTCTGTTCGGACATACCGGCGCATCGGGAGATTGGAGATGGAAGATGCCGTTTTGTGGCATTGGGGCAAGACGCAGAGAACGCATTCGAAGAAGCGATTGTGGAAGTCCTCAAGGAGCCCAAGAGAGCGCCCGTGACTCTTTCTCAGTTCTCCACGCCGACTCTTGCGAAGCAATACATCAGCCTATATCGCAGGATCATTTATTCCACCGTTCCTGAGGAGAATACATGCGCTCCCATTTCGATTAATGGGGCAACGTCAGAGAGGCAGCCTCTATGA
- a CDS encoding SLBB domain-containing protein, translated as MPQTSLSADQIINILQRSPDLVVELKSELADRMQQQGVQIDPNDISDQTLYSQISSNANLRASITSVLRARGYVSDGDLQSMGSSVPEEDSPRHLSSTGSSLSRGDDAVEAGAGTSERSPGFGENDNSASAGPFMRPDHSRQSAEGSPRRQEKVNASTDSPKVFRRPSPYDLQSMRDLYTQIPNETAQLRRFGSEVFINHDGSAVAIGISSQNTPLDVPLGPDYIVGAGDTLTINLWGGVTQNITRTVDRDGHIFLPEAGSIQLAGLSLGTAQSLIGSELKQQFRNAQVSVTVSRLRSVRVYVVGDVQQPGGYDISALATPLSALYAAGGPTSIGSLRTLLHYRGKQLVEKVDLYDFLLHGIRNGSAPFESGDTLLVPPAGPQIAIFGAIKRPAIYELKAGETTLASVVEDAGGFTAAASLSHIRIERIDAHHQRVTVTLPDHDTQSPQAAGGAIDNFQVEDGDRIRIEPILSYSQRAIYLAGHVVRPGRLPYSDGMHLSDVLRSYQDMLPEPAAHGELVRLVPPDLHAETIDFNVPDVLIGNANIDLHPFDTIRIFGRYEVDAPKVTIRGEVLRPGTYPMSKGMTAAGLVRMAGGFKRDALLESADLTSYEVSNGNRLVEDLATVKIGAAVTGSDAQADVPLKPGDILAIHQITSWNDMGESVTISGQVRFPGSYGFTDGEHLSSVLRRVGGLLPTAYPIGAVFTRVQVRELEQKSREELIRQIETNSAAARLSPGLAGSNAGGELQLIKAQQEQVLSDLKSRPPMGRMVIHVTPDIDSWANTPADIELRRGDILTIPKRPGFVLITGQVYNATALTYAPDKTAGWYLSRAGGTNATANRKEIFIIRANGSVVGRHSGGWFDADVLSTKLNPGDVVVVPQKILGGSLFWKTLLSTGQLAASVAITAAVAAAAL; from the coding sequence ATGCCCCAAACATCGCTTTCCGCTGACCAGATCATCAACATCCTCCAACGAAGCCCCGATCTTGTCGTAGAGCTGAAGTCGGAGCTGGCGGATCGCATGCAGCAGCAAGGCGTACAGATTGATCCAAATGATATCTCGGATCAGACGCTTTACAGCCAGATCTCCTCGAACGCCAACTTGCGCGCGAGTATCACAAGCGTTCTACGCGCGCGCGGGTATGTATCCGACGGGGACCTTCAATCCATGGGATCGAGCGTTCCAGAGGAAGACTCTCCCAGGCATTTGTCCTCGACGGGATCTTCACTCTCGCGAGGTGACGATGCCGTTGAGGCAGGCGCTGGTACGAGCGAGAGATCGCCAGGCTTTGGCGAAAATGACAATTCGGCGAGCGCGGGTCCATTCATGCGTCCAGATCACAGCCGGCAGAGCGCTGAGGGAAGCCCTCGGCGGCAAGAGAAGGTAAACGCATCGACCGACTCGCCGAAGGTTTTCCGGCGTCCCTCTCCCTACGATCTGCAGTCGATGCGCGATCTCTACACGCAAATTCCCAACGAAACCGCCCAGCTAAGGCGCTTCGGATCGGAGGTATTCATAAATCACGACGGCTCTGCGGTTGCGATCGGAATCTCGAGCCAGAACACTCCCCTTGATGTGCCGTTGGGACCGGACTATATCGTTGGGGCCGGAGATACGCTCACAATCAATCTGTGGGGAGGAGTTACCCAAAACATCACTCGTACTGTCGACCGTGACGGCCACATCTTTCTTCCAGAAGCGGGATCGATCCAACTCGCGGGGCTGTCTCTCGGGACGGCGCAGAGCTTGATTGGCAGTGAGCTTAAGCAGCAGTTCCGGAATGCGCAGGTTTCAGTAACCGTCTCGCGCCTGCGATCGGTGCGCGTTTATGTAGTCGGTGATGTACAGCAGCCCGGCGGATACGATATCAGCGCGCTTGCTACTCCCTTAAGTGCACTCTACGCCGCTGGCGGTCCTACATCGATTGGGTCGCTGCGCACGCTGCTCCACTATCGTGGCAAGCAGCTGGTTGAAAAGGTCGACCTTTACGACTTCCTGCTTCACGGCATTCGCAACGGCAGCGCGCCCTTTGAGAGCGGGGATACGCTGCTTGTGCCGCCCGCTGGTCCCCAGATCGCAATATTTGGTGCGATCAAACGTCCGGCGATCTACGAGCTCAAAGCCGGGGAGACAACCCTCGCTTCGGTCGTCGAGGACGCCGGTGGATTCACCGCTGCGGCTTCGCTCAGCCACATCAGGATCGAGCGGATTGACGCTCACCATCAGCGTGTGACGGTAACTCTACCCGATCACGACACGCAAAGCCCACAGGCCGCCGGAGGTGCAATCGACAATTTCCAGGTCGAGGACGGAGATCGGATTCGCATTGAACCGATCCTGTCCTACAGCCAGCGGGCAATTTATCTCGCAGGCCATGTAGTGCGTCCCGGACGTCTGCCCTATAGCGACGGCATGCACCTAAGCGATGTCCTCCGCAGCTATCAGGACATGTTGCCCGAGCCCGCGGCCCATGGAGAGCTTGTCCGCCTTGTTCCGCCCGATCTGCATGCGGAGACCATCGACTTCAACGTTCCCGATGTGCTGATCGGAAACGCCAATATCGACCTGCACCCGTTCGATACCATCAGGATCTTCGGACGCTACGAAGTGGATGCCCCGAAGGTCACGATCCGTGGTGAAGTGCTGCGGCCTGGTACATACCCGATGTCCAAGGGCATGACCGCAGCGGGACTCGTCCGCATGGCGGGCGGTTTCAAGCGGGACGCTCTGTTGGAAAGTGCCGATCTCACAAGTTATGAGGTAAGCAACGGCAATCGTCTCGTCGAAGATCTTGCGACGGTAAAAATCGGAGCAGCAGTTACAGGGTCCGACGCTCAAGCTGACGTTCCTCTCAAGCCAGGAGACATTCTGGCAATTCATCAGATCACCAGTTGGAATGACATGGGCGAGTCGGTAACCATCTCAGGCCAGGTCAGATTTCCAGGTAGCTATGGATTCACCGATGGGGAGCATCTCAGCTCAGTTTTGCGGAGAGTCGGAGGCCTTCTTCCTACGGCATACCCAATAGGTGCGGTGTTCACTCGGGTCCAGGTCCGTGAGCTTGAGCAGAAGAGTCGTGAAGAGTTGATTCGACAGATCGAGACGAACTCGGCGGCTGCGCGCCTTTCCCCTGGTCTGGCAGGCAGCAACGCAGGCGGAGAGCTGCAACTTATCAAGGCCCAGCAAGAGCAGGTACTTTCAGATCTGAAAAGTCGCCCGCCCATGGGTCGCATGGTGATTCACGTCACCCCCGACATCGACAGTTGGGCGAATACGCCTGCGGACATAGAGCTGCGCAGGGGAGACATACTGACGATTCCGAAGCGGCCCGGCTTCGTACTTATAACCGGTCAGGTCTACAACGCAACCGCTCTCACTTATGCGCCGGATAAAACCGCCGGTTGGTATCTCAGCCGCGCTGGTGGAACCAATGCAACCGCCAACCGCAAAGAAATATTCATTATTCGCGCTAACGGCTCGGTCGTTGGTCGCCACTCGGGAGGATGGTTTGATGCTGACGTTCTTTCAACCAAGCTCAATCCAGGCGATGTCGTCGTCGTACCACAGAAGATCCTCGGCGGCTCATTGTTTTGGAAAACCTTATTGAGTACCGGGCAACTTGCCGCATCCGTTGCGATCACTGCGGCTGTGGCTGCAGCGGCGCTGTAG
- a CDS encoding capsule assembly Wzi family protein, whose amino-acid sequence MTLSLQAARFSNPQDGPQASASNMASTYVPIESWVYPTFERLAAEGYLPAAFFSLRPWTRMDCARLVDEAEDLVDKDEEQIAAKPAASDAPALLASLKEEFAVELARRAGAGNVEFRLESLDQRVTVIAGRPLTDGFHFGETLVNDDGRPFAEGANLYSGVSFRATAGPFAAYVKTELQRVPSAPVPDGLAQQQIAAADFTSSAAAGPISGFLRGRLLEANVSFTVSNNQFTFGRQSLWWGPARSGATLFSNNAEPIDMLRYDRVRPFLLPDILKLLGPIRAQVLVGRLSGTQYVRPTSTLLGTSGVALRDQPFIHGEKISFKPTPNFEFSVSRTVIFGGAGSPVNSSTFLRSIFSVGTKNGTNDPGDRRIAFDAQYRIPGLRNCLTGYFDGFSDDQPFPLAYPTESAWLSGFFLRCVPRLPRLTLRAEGLLSPHRDLAFPGFFYFNVHYLSGYTNNRQLIGSWIGREGDGEQAWATWHLSPRSSVELSGRSMTVNREFLRGGTLRDLRATVDIALRPEWQLCLEEQTERWRFPLLFTTPQHNTAFTFQLSYRPLGRIRQ is encoded by the coding sequence ATGACTCTTTCTCTCCAAGCCGCCCGTTTCTCCAACCCGCAGGACGGCCCGCAGGCTAGCGCCTCCAACATGGCGTCGACATATGTACCGATTGAAAGCTGGGTTTACCCCACATTCGAGCGGCTTGCTGCCGAAGGTTACCTTCCCGCCGCTTTCTTTAGTCTGCGTCCATGGACCCGGATGGATTGTGCGCGTCTGGTGGACGAAGCTGAAGATCTGGTGGACAAAGATGAAGAGCAGATCGCCGCCAAGCCAGCGGCGTCCGACGCTCCTGCCCTCCTCGCTAGTCTGAAAGAAGAGTTTGCCGTAGAGCTAGCGCGGCGAGCAGGCGCAGGCAATGTCGAGTTTCGCCTGGAGTCGTTGGATCAACGCGTGACCGTGATTGCGGGTCGCCCCTTAACCGACGGATTTCATTTTGGCGAAACCTTGGTGAATGACGATGGCCGGCCATTTGCGGAGGGCGCCAACCTCTATTCAGGGGTTTCCTTCCGGGCAACGGCTGGCCCCTTCGCAGCTTATGTCAAAACCGAACTCCAGCGAGTGCCTTCAGCACCAGTTCCGGATGGCTTAGCGCAACAGCAGATCGCGGCGGCGGATTTCACGTCGTCGGCGGCAGCAGGGCCTATCTCCGGCTTCCTTCGCGGGAGGCTTCTCGAAGCGAATGTTTCCTTCACGGTCTCCAACAATCAGTTCACGTTTGGGCGTCAATCGCTCTGGTGGGGACCAGCGCGAAGCGGCGCGACTCTCTTCAGCAACAATGCCGAACCGATCGATATGCTTCGCTACGACCGTGTCCGTCCATTCCTGCTGCCAGACATCTTAAAGCTACTTGGCCCCATCCGCGCCCAGGTGCTCGTAGGCCGTCTCTCCGGGACGCAGTATGTACGCCCGACGAGTACTCTCCTTGGAACCTCAGGTGTTGCGCTCAGGGACCAACCCTTCATTCATGGAGAGAAAATCTCGTTCAAACCCACACCAAACTTTGAGTTCAGCGTTTCGCGCACGGTAATCTTCGGCGGTGCAGGCTCACCCGTAAATAGCTCCACCTTCCTACGCAGCATATTTTCGGTGGGAACAAAGAACGGAACAAACGATCCGGGAGATCGACGAATCGCCTTCGATGCCCAATATCGAATTCCCGGTTTACGGAATTGCCTGACGGGCTATTTCGACGGCTTTTCTGACGACCAGCCTTTCCCGCTGGCCTACCCGACAGAGAGTGCGTGGCTATCCGGGTTTTTCCTTCGTTGTGTACCACGCCTTCCGCGTCTGACACTTCGTGCAGAGGGTCTCCTTTCGCCGCACCGTGATCTGGCATTTCCAGGTTTTTTCTACTTCAACGTTCACTACCTGAGCGGCTATACAAACAACCGGCAACTGATTGGCAGTTGGATCGGGCGTGAAGGAGACGGCGAACAGGCATGGGCCACCTGGCATCTCTCGCCGCGTTCTTCAGTGGAACTGAGTGGACGCAGCATGACGGTCAATCGGGAATTTCTTCGCGGTGGAACGCTACGAGACCTGCGCGCCACCGTAGATATTGCTCTTCGCCCTGAATGGCAGTTATGCCTGGAAGAGCAGACGGAGCGGTGGCGCTTTCCTTTGCTCTTCACAACTCCGCAGCACAATACAGCGTTCACTTTTCAGCTTTCCTATCGGCCGCTTGGAAGGATAAGACAATGA
- a CDS encoding exopolysaccharide biosynthesis polyprenyl glycosylphosphotransferase translates to MGASESVTSRLYAETLVASGRELRTTSTYLLQNTLAAIEVASDFLTCTVGILMAYFLESQLYIGRQIPYPIREAAAVSLSVSLFAVLLLHRNGAYRGSGGLLQIRETERAIRVPVQSVLAMLPFSLLLKLKFSWLNFIVALVLIPALLILQKHAFAAAIRAVRVRGHGIDRVIVYGIGATGKRILSVFSCSLRLGLYPVAVIDDNPVLDDEWMPEMGYRRRRSVPVQRGPITSALLTSCQCSTLVVALPNLSSEQIATAVDAANQAGSRVLFLSATELQEQKWTESIDVDGLSLTPMLESFERWPYSIAKRIADLIGSLLLLALLSPLFFLIAFCIKLDSSGAALFVQDRVGHNGELFRMYKFRSMHKGTPQYEFSPTTPFDPRITRIGRFLRRTSLDELPQLMNVFLGDMSLVGPRPEMPFIVQIYTSEQRQRLQVIPGITGLWQLSADRAFLIHENIQYDLYYIRNRGFFMDIAILIHTLFFAMRGGV, encoded by the coding sequence ATGGGCGCATCTGAATCTGTCACATCGCGTCTCTATGCAGAAACTCTCGTAGCTTCTGGCAGGGAATTGCGTACGACTTCAACATACCTACTCCAGAACACATTGGCAGCGATTGAGGTGGCGTCTGACTTTTTGACGTGCACTGTCGGCATTCTCATGGCTTACTTTCTTGAGTCTCAGCTATATATCGGAAGACAAATTCCATATCCCATCCGCGAAGCCGCGGCAGTAAGTCTTAGCGTCTCATTATTCGCTGTACTTCTTCTGCACCGAAACGGAGCGTATCGCGGAAGTGGCGGCCTGCTCCAGATTCGGGAAACGGAACGCGCAATTCGCGTCCCCGTGCAGTCCGTGCTTGCCATGCTTCCATTCAGCCTTCTTTTGAAGCTGAAGTTCTCCTGGCTGAATTTCATCGTTGCACTCGTTCTGATACCGGCCTTACTGATCTTGCAGAAGCACGCATTCGCTGCGGCGATCCGCGCAGTCCGCGTAAGAGGGCATGGCATAGACCGAGTGATTGTGTACGGAATAGGCGCAACAGGGAAGCGCATCCTTTCGGTGTTTTCTTGTTCGCTTCGCCTCGGACTCTACCCGGTAGCCGTGATCGATGATAACCCCGTACTTGACGACGAATGGATGCCCGAGATGGGATACCGGCGACGCCGTTCTGTTCCGGTTCAGCGTGGGCCGATCACATCTGCGTTGCTAACCTCCTGTCAGTGCAGCACCCTCGTTGTCGCGCTTCCGAACCTCTCCTCAGAGCAAATTGCTACAGCCGTGGATGCCGCTAACCAGGCTGGATCACGGGTCCTCTTTCTTTCCGCTACTGAACTCCAGGAACAGAAGTGGACGGAATCCATTGATGTCGACGGGCTATCGCTTACTCCTATGCTTGAGTCGTTCGAGCGGTGGCCCTACTCAATTGCGAAACGCATAGCCGATCTCATTGGCTCCTTGCTGCTATTGGCATTGTTGTCTCCTCTGTTCTTCCTGATTGCTTTCTGCATAAAGCTTGACTCGAGTGGCGCCGCGCTTTTCGTTCAGGACAGAGTAGGCCACAACGGTGAGCTCTTCAGGATGTACAAATTTCGTTCGATGCACAAAGGCACGCCACAATATGAATTTTCCCCGACCACGCCATTCGATCCTCGAATCACCAGGATCGGAAGGTTTCTCAGGAGGACCAGCCTGGATGAATTGCCTCAACTGATGAATGTCTTTCTGGGAGATATGTCCTTGGTAGGCCCCAGGCCGGAGATGCCCTTTATCGTGCAGATCTATACCTCCGAGCAGCGGCAGAGACTCCAGGTCATTCCCGGGATTACCGGCCTGTGGCAACTAAGCGCCGATAGAGCCTTCCTTATCCACGAGAACATCCAGTATGACCTCTACTACATCCGAAACCGCGGATTCTTTATGGATATAGCGATTCTGATTCACACATTGTTCTTCGCTATGCGAGGAGGCGTATGA
- a CDS encoding Wzz/FepE/Etk N-terminal domain-containing protein: MIPNSVLPIPELDEAVEIGHEPTWAIRAMLLWKHRRKLARVTAISLLVSLAVSFAIPKQYKSTASIMPPDQQGSGSMLLAALAGHSGGLGALGGLASGLLDTHSSTALFINLLQSGTISGHLIDRFNLQHVYHKRYRIDTTKHLARCTKITEDKKSGVITIAVEDRSRVRARDLAQAYLDELNKLVTQTNTSAAHQERIFVERRLQEVQANLEDAEMQLSQFSSKSSAIDIKEQTRAMVDAGARVQAELLVEQSGLQSLRQIYGDGNVRVRETVARIASLQGELTKMTGSSAPLTAEAIHDDNTNSGGGDDKGELYPPLRQLPRLAVPYADLYRHVKVQETVFELLTQQYEMARIEEAKDVPVVRVIDPPGIPEKKSFPPRLLLTLLLTSLSFVGASALILVRDHWKKVDSADPRKMLVVEILPVLRRRISLLRLKRGAE, encoded by the coding sequence ATGATTCCCAACTCAGTCCTTCCAATCCCGGAGCTGGATGAGGCAGTGGAGATCGGTCATGAGCCGACTTGGGCAATCCGCGCCATGTTGCTCTGGAAGCATCGCCGCAAGCTGGCACGCGTTACAGCAATTTCTCTGCTGGTAAGTCTTGCCGTCTCGTTTGCTATTCCCAAGCAATACAAGTCCACCGCAAGCATCATGCCACCTGATCAGCAAGGATCAGGCTCTATGCTGTTGGCGGCGCTTGCAGGCCATTCGGGTGGTTTGGGGGCATTGGGCGGTCTGGCGAGCGGACTTCTTGATACACACTCTTCCACTGCCTTGTTTATAAACCTGTTACAGAGCGGAACCATCAGTGGTCACCTCATTGACCGGTTCAACCTGCAACACGTTTACCACAAGCGCTATCGCATTGATACGACCAAGCACCTTGCGCGATGCACCAAGATTACGGAGGACAAGAAGAGCGGCGTCATCACGATTGCAGTGGAAGACAGAAGCAGGGTGCGTGCTCGCGATTTGGCACAGGCATATCTTGATGAGCTGAACAAACTCGTCACACAGACAAATACTTCGGCGGCCCATCAGGAACGTATCTTCGTCGAGCGGCGTCTGCAGGAAGTTCAGGCGAATCTCGAAGATGCAGAAATGCAGCTAAGCCAGTTCTCGAGCAAGAGCAGCGCTATCGACATTAAGGAGCAGACCCGCGCCATGGTCGATGCCGGCGCGCGAGTGCAGGCGGAACTCCTAGTCGAACAGTCGGGCCTCCAGTCTCTGCGCCAGATCTATGGCGATGGCAATGTCCGGGTGCGCGAGACAGTGGCCCGTATTGCCAGCTTGCAAGGTGAGCTTACAAAAATGACAGGGTCTTCGGCCCCACTGACCGCAGAAGCAATTCATGACGACAACACAAACTCCGGTGGCGGCGACGATAAGGGCGAACTCTACCCTCCTTTGCGCCAACTTCCGCGGCTTGCCGTCCCATATGCCGACCTCTACCGCCATGTGAAGGTACAAGAGACCGTATTTGAGCTACTCACGCAGCAGTATGAAATGGCCCGCATCGAGGAAGCTAAAGATGTTCCGGTTGTGAGAGTAATCGACCCGCCCGGAATACCCGAGAAGAAGTCGTTCCCTCCGCGCTTGCTGCTCACGCTGCTGCTCACGTCTCTTTCGTTCGTGGGCGCGTCGGCTCTAATCCTGGTACGGGATCATTGGAAGAAGGTCGACTCTGCTGATCCCCGCAAGATGCTCGTAGTTGAGATCTTGCCCGTATTGCGTCGGCGGATTAGCCTCCTTCGCCTGAAGCGAGGTGCCGAATGA
- a CDS encoding aldolase gives MLPIDLLVQTGLASPIHGRQGDTGVSSRRILPKAQKKDGVPAPGRPQDSLLYDFELPFHRTFYPLGFAVEIMTNDPDVLVAANESFGHRRLRRGSIALQVRIGISSGGSSKCPPEPTRREYNHLYSLVADGDNQALLDLKTCTSFVWLKKAALNNRLYFRYNFLEKVVYLLLGASAVTDIHAACISKNGKGILLCGNSGAGKSTLAYACARAGWVYTSDDTCYLINGSASPRVIGHSHRVRFRPEAKTLFPELENRNVTPRMEGKPSIEVKIAELSDLRISTTPEVKVHSIVYLNRYPIATGKLVTLPAGTATLRICQELFSAGEIREKHEKILQTLSDVPTYELHYCDLHDAIRKLDLLT, from the coding sequence ATGCTGCCAATCGATTTGCTCGTTCAGACAGGTCTCGCTTCCCCCATCCACGGAAGGCAGGGCGATACGGGCGTGAGTAGTAGACGTATCCTGCCAAAAGCACAGAAGAAAGACGGAGTTCCCGCGCCAGGCAGACCGCAGGATTCTCTTCTCTACGATTTCGAGCTCCCGTTCCATCGAACCTTCTATCCGCTGGGATTCGCGGTTGAGATCATGACGAACGATCCAGATGTCCTGGTTGCCGCGAATGAAAGCTTCGGACACAGGCGCCTACGCCGGGGAAGCATCGCTCTGCAGGTGCGTATCGGTATCAGTAGCGGAGGCAGCTCCAAATGCCCGCCCGAACCTACTCGGCGGGAATACAACCACCTATATTCCCTGGTTGCAGATGGGGATAACCAGGCATTGCTCGATCTGAAAACCTGTACGAGCTTCGTCTGGTTGAAGAAAGCTGCGCTGAACAATAGGCTCTATTTCCGATATAACTTCCTCGAAAAAGTTGTGTACCTATTGCTTGGGGCATCCGCCGTGACTGATATCCACGCCGCCTGCATCAGTAAGAATGGAAAGGGCATTCTGCTCTGCGGCAACTCGGGTGCAGGCAAATCAACTCTTGCTTATGCGTGCGCGCGGGCCGGATGGGTCTATACGTCGGATGATACTTGTTATTTGATCAATGGCTCGGCTAGCCCGCGTGTGATTGGACACTCTCATCGAGTCCGCTTCCGTCCCGAAGCAAAGACCCTCTTCCCGGAATTAGAAAACCGAAACGTTACACCACGTATGGAGGGGAAGCCTTCGATTGAGGTGAAGATCGCTGAACTCTCCGATCTGCGTATCAGTACTACCCCTGAAGTCAAAGTGCATTCGATCGTTTACCTGAACCGTTATCCCATAGCAACGGGAAAACTTGTCACGTTGCCAGCCGGAACAGCAACGTTGCGTATCTGCCAGGAACTCTTCTCTGCGGGAGAGATTCGCGAGAAGCATGAAAAGATATTGCAGACGCTCTCTGACGTACCTACCTATGAGCTGCACTACTGCGACCTGCACGATGCGATACGCAAGCTCGATCTTCTGACATGA
- a CDS encoding NAD-dependent epimerase/dehydratase family protein — translation MSVAIITGSSGLVGSEAAMYFAALGFDVVGIDNGMREVFFGQAASTRWMTDKLKKELPRYTHYDLDIRDAPAINRVFAKYSVDIQLIIHTAAQPSHDWAANDPVTDFTVNANGTSVLLEAARNYAPKGVFIFMSTNKVYGDRPNYLPLVELDTRWEIDPEHEYVDGIPESMSIDGTLHSLFGASKVAADTLVQEYGRYFGMRTACFRGGCLTGPNHSGAQLHGFLAYLMKCAVMGTPYTIFGYKRKQVRDNIHSADLIQAFHHFFMNPRCGATYNIGGGRFSNCSMLEAVALCETITGNELNYTYVDENRRGDHIWWISNLSRFKADYPDWCLRFDVPEILQQIYELNAERWGAGCLI, via the coding sequence ATGAGCGTCGCAATCATAACTGGCTCGTCTGGACTCGTTGGATCGGAAGCGGCGATGTACTTCGCGGCTCTGGGATTCGACGTGGTAGGAATCGACAATGGCATGCGCGAGGTATTTTTTGGGCAGGCCGCTTCCACACGGTGGATGACGGACAAGCTAAAGAAAGAATTGCCGCGTTATACGCATTACGACCTGGACATACGCGATGCGCCTGCCATCAACCGTGTCTTCGCCAAATATTCCGTCGACATCCAACTGATCATCCATACCGCTGCGCAGCCGTCCCACGATTGGGCGGCCAACGATCCCGTCACCGACTTTACGGTGAATGCGAACGGTACATCCGTTCTGCTCGAGGCAGCGAGAAATTATGCACCTAAGGGGGTATTCATCTTCATGTCGACGAATAAAGTTTATGGAGATCGCCCCAATTACTTGCCCCTCGTGGAACTGGATACTCGTTGGGAAATTGATCCAGAGCATGAGTATGTTGATGGAATCCCAGAGAGCATGTCGATCGATGGAACGCTGCATAGTCTATTCGGCGCGTCGAAAGTAGCCGCAGACACGCTCGTTCAGGAATACGGCCGGTATTTTGGCATGAGAACGGCATGTTTCCGCGGCGGATGTTTGACTGGGCCGAACCACTCGGGGGCCCAACTTCACGGGTTTCTGGCGTATTTAATGAAATGCGCCGTTATGGGCACGCCGTACACTATCTTCGGTTACAAGCGCAAACAGGTTCGTGACAACATCCATAGCGCCGATCTGATTCAGGCATTCCATCATTTTTTTATGAACCCACGATGTGGAGCGACTTATAACATCGGCGGCGGCCGCTTCAGCAACTGTTCGATGCTTGAGGCCGTTGCGCTTTGCGAAACGATCACCGGCAACGAGCTAAATTACACCTATGTTGACGAGAACCGTCGGGGAGATCACATCTGGTGGATTAGTAATCTGTCTCGCTTCAAAGCCGATTATCCAGACTGGTGCCTGCGCTTTGATGTTCCAGAAATCCTGCAACAGATCTACGAGCTGAACGCAGAGCGATGGGGGGCTGGATGCTTAATCTAG